DNA sequence from the Maribacter dokdonensis DSW-8 genome:
AAAAATGTCATTGGTCAATAATCCTTGATCCATAACGGAAATAGGCGTAATTATAGAAGTAATACCTAACACGGCCAAGAGGTTAAAAATATTAGAACCTATTAAATTCCCTAAGGAAATTGCTTTTTCTTTTTTGATAATAGCTATGATCGATGCCGCTAACTCAGGTATACTTGTACCTACAGAAACTATCGTAATTGCTATTACACGTTCACTAACACCGAATGCTGTAGCCATACCTACTGCTCCACTGATTAGCAGCTCAGAACCGCCCCAAAGTGCCCCACCACCTAATCCTAAGAACAAGGCTGTCTTATAGGTTGGCAACATTACATCTGGCTCGTCTTCCCCATCGATAACAGCAGGTTTTTGAAATCGTAATAAATACACCAAGAATACAAATAGGAAAATTACCATGACCACCCCTTCGTATTGCTGAAGAACTCCATCAAAATAGATAAAGAAAAAGAATAGTAAGGAAGCCAACATCATTACCGGCCAATCTGTAGTATAAAAGCTTTTGCTAACATCTATAGGTCCTAATAAAATAGTAATTGCAAGTACCAAACCTAAATTTGCGATATTAGATCCCACAACATTACCTAAGGCCAAATCAGGAAAACCATCTAAAGCTGCGTTAATACTTACAATTAGCTCAGGTGCAGAAGTTGCGAAAGACACAACCGTCATACCTATTACTATTTTCGGAATTTTTAATTTTAACGATAGATCTACCGCCGCCTTTAGCAACCAATTACCCCCAGCTATCAACAAAACTAGTCCGGCAACAATAAATAAGAAATCTTGCATGTAAAGAATTTTAACAAATATAGATAGAACATTTTTTTGGACATATGATAATTGACATCAATTGAAAACTAAAAATTTAGTTAAATAACTATTTTTATAGTTGTATAACTAAAAAAATAGTTTAATTTAGATGTATCAAAAGATAAGCAATGGAAAAACTTACAAATAAGGAAGAAGAGATCATGAAAATTCTTTG
Encoded proteins:
- a CDS encoding calcium/sodium antiporter; the encoded protein is MQDFLFIVAGLVLLIAGGNWLLKAAVDLSLKLKIPKIVIGMTVVSFATSAPELIVSINAALDGFPDLALGNVVGSNIANLGLVLAITILLGPIDVSKSFYTTDWPVMMLASLLFFFFIYFDGVLQQYEGVVMVIFLFVFLVYLLRFQKPAVIDGEDEPDVMLPTYKTALFLGLGGGALWGGSELLISGAVGMATAFGVSERVIAITIVSVGTSIPELAASIIAIIKKEKAISLGNLIGSNIFNLLAVLGITSIITPISVMDQGLLTNDIFWLLGISFLVLPLVFIPKGLRLGWRDGVVLLGVYLAFVYFTIG